The Ornithinimicrobium faecis region CCGTTGTCAGCAAGGCCAGCACCACCTGGACCGGCGACCTCTTCACCGGCAAGGGCAACACGTCCCTGGACAGCTCCGGTGCCGCGACCTTCCCCGTGGAGTGGAACGCTCGCGCCGAGGGATCTGACACCACGACCACGCCCGAGGAGTTGCTCGCGGCGGCGCACGCCACCTGCTATTCGATGGCCTTCTCCAACGAGCTCAAGAAGAACGACACCCCGCCCACCGAGGTCCGCACCACGGCTGAGGTCACCTTCGTCGCCGGCACCGGGATCACCGGCATCGCCCTGACGATGAGCGCCACGGTTGAGGGCATCGATGACGCGACCTTCCAGAAGATCGCGGACGGCGCCAAGGAGGGCTGCCCGATCAGCCAGGCGCTCAAGGCTGTCGACATCACCCTGGACGCCACCCTGGCCTGAGCCACCCCAACCCCCAGGACCCATCGAGGGCCGTCCGGATCCGTCCGGACGGCCCTCGACCTGTCTGGCGCCTCAACCCGTCCGTCCCCTGCTCGGTCCCGACGCAGCAGTGCTGGCCGGCAAGGCAGTTGCGGACCCTGGCGATACTGGATCCGTGAAGCAGTTGCAGGT contains the following coding sequences:
- a CDS encoding OsmC family peroxiredoxin; the encoded protein is MPNPVVSKASTTWTGDLFTGKGNTSLDSSGAATFPVEWNARAEGSDTTTTPEELLAAAHATCYSMAFSNELKKNDTPPTEVRTTAEVTFVAGTGITGIALTMSATVEGIDDATFQKIADGAKEGCPISQALKAVDITLDATLA